A single region of the Oscillospiraceae bacterium genome encodes:
- a CDS encoding class I SAM-dependent methyltransferase, whose translation MEAFEVLTNYYNSYDEDSRLLSRHGSVEFLTTVRYIEKYLRSGMKILEIGAGTGRYSHLFAHKGYTVDAVELIEHNIEKFKINTLPDETVTITQGNAVDLSFIAQNTYDITLLLGPMYHLFADEDKKKALSEALRVTKPNGLLYVAYCMNEATIIQFGFQRGGILKEPYKTLINPITFKASSTPDEIFTLYRKEEIDALISDLKVSRLHFLGTDMFTNYNREMIDNMDDSLFELYLKYHFAICERADLTGMSYHTLDILRKE comes from the coding sequence ATGGAAGCGTTTGAAGTTTTAACGAATTATTATAATTCTTACGACGAAGATAGCCGTTTGCTTTCCCGACACGGCAGTGTCGAGTTTCTGACGACCGTGCGATATATTGAAAAATACCTTCGCTCCGGCATGAAAATCCTAGAGATCGGTGCGGGTACAGGTCGGTATTCACACCTTTTCGCACATAAAGGTTATACGGTCGACGCCGTTGAATTAATCGAACACAATATTGAAAAATTCAAAATAAATACCTTACCTGATGAAACCGTCACGATCACGCAGGGAAATGCGGTCGATCTTTCATTTATCGCTCAGAACACCTATGACATCACGCTGCTGCTCGGGCCGATGTACCACCTGTTTGCCGACGAAGACAAGAAAAAAGCGCTCTCGGAGGCCCTTCGCGTGACAAAACCCAACGGATTGCTATATGTCGCCTATTGTATGAACGAGGCCACCATCATCCAGTTTGGTTTTCAGCGCGGCGGTATTTTGAAAGAACCGTATAAAACCCTGATTAATCCCATTACGTTCAAGGCCTCTTCGACTCCTGATGAAATTTTCACGCTCTACCGCAAGGAGGAAATAGACGCCTTAATATCGGACTTGAAAGTCAGCCGGCTTCATTTCCTCGGTACTGATATGTTCACCAATTATAACCGTGAGATGATCGACAATATGGACGATAGCCTGTTTGAATTGTATTTGAAATACCATTTCGCCATCTGCGAACGCGCTGATCTGACCGGCATGTCGTACCATACGCTGGATATATTGAGAAAGGAATAA